GCCCCACCCACGGTCGCTCTACCTCAACCTTCGCAGCTACCTCGAGAGGCAACGAAAGGACGGCCAGTACCCGTTCACGCCCGCCACCCACATGTTCCTCGCCGCCCTTGAAGGGTTACGCATGATAAGGGAGGAGACGCGGGAAGCGCGTTTCTCCCGCGTCCACCGGATAGGTGAAGCGACCCGGGCGGCCGCGAAGGCGATGGGCCTGGAACTGTTCCCGACACCGGGCTACGAATCGGACACCGTCACCGCGATCAAGTACCCGAAAGGCGTCGACGATTCGGCGTTTCGAGGGTACTTGCGCGAACGCGGCGTCATAATAAGCGGGGGACAGGACCGGCTCAAGGGGAAGATCTTCCGCCTTGGACACATGGGGACGGTCGAACTGCGGGACATCGCAGGGGCTCTCACGGTCATCGGGGCCGCCCTCGACAAGCAGGGCTTCAAGGCCGACACCGGGGCTAGTCTTGCCGCGTTGCAGTCCCACTTGTGACCTGGAAAATAGCAAACGTTTTCCGGGTGCTCGGGCGTCTCGGGACCCGTGCTTCTTCAAGCCCGGGGACTCGTGAAATCCTACCCTGGAGCCAGGCAGGCGACGCGGAGCCGCGCGCGCTCCAATGCGACGGGCGCCGCAGAGGCTCCCGACCCTCACCGCCCGAGCGAGAAGGACGGCGAGGCAAGGCGCGCCGTGGACGGCGTTTCGTTCGAGGTGAACGCCGGGGAGGTCTTCGGTCTCTTCGGCCCCAACGGGGCCGGCAAGAGCACGAGTCTCCGACTCGTCTCCGGCATGACGCGACCGGACGAGGGGAAGATCTGGGTCTGCGGCGTCGATGCCGTGGCGCGGCCGAACGACGTGCGAGGCCAGATGTCGATCCTCCTCGAGGCGCCCCTTGTCTACGAGGGGCTCACCGCGCGCGATTACCTACGCACCTTTGCCCGCGTATCTGGCCTTTCGAGCGCGCGTTCAAGGCAACGCGTCGATGAAGTGTGCCGGCTCATTGACGTCGCGAAACTCATGGACAAGAGGCTTGTCCACATGAGCCTCGGCGAACGGCAACGCATGGAGATAGCGCGCGTTCTCATACCTGACAGGAAGCTCTTGGTGCTTGACGAGCCGTTCAACGGCGTCGACGTGGAGATGCGTAGAAGGATCCGAGAGCACCTACGGACGCTGCTCAAGGACGGCCATGGGATAATCTTCACGTCCCACAACCTGGTCGAGAGCGAAGGCTTCGTGGACCGGTTCGCGTTCATCGTGAGCGGGCGCATCCTCGCGGTGGGGGGAGCGAAGGATCTTCGGGAGAAGTTCCTTCTCCCGGTCTTCCGCCTCGATGTCACGGACCGCAAGAAAGCGCGAAGGCTGATCGAGGACCTTCCTTCGGTGCGCGACGTCCAGGACGACGATTCGGCCTTGCGCGTCGTGTTCGACAGGCGGGAGTCTGCCGCCGGCGTCGTACGGGTCCTTGTCGAAGGCGGCGTCGGGGTCCTGGAGCTACGAGGGGCGGGCACGATGGAAGACGTGTTCTTCAAACTCGCCGACAGCCGCGGCGCCTCGGCCGAGCGCGGGCCGAACCCTCGAAACGATCCGGAGGGTGGTCGCGGCGCCTAGTCACCGTTTCTCATTTGTCCTCGGAATCGTGTCGAAGGACCTGCGGGACGTGAAATGGATCCTCGTACCTGCCCTTGCTTTGTCCTTGGTCCTCGCGGCCGTGTTCCTCGCTGGGCGGGAAGAGGCGCGCCCGATAGGCGAACCGGGAGGCGACGTACGGGACGCTTCGCACGACATCCTCGGCGCGAGAGTCGTCGCGGGCGCGGGGGACTCCTTGACGCTCGTCGTCGAGACGAGGGCCCGTCCCACGGACGGTTCGTTCTTCGTAGGGTTCCTTTCCACAATAGGCGACGGCGGGACCGTCGCGACGCCGCACCTTGTCGTGGTGAATGCCAGCTCCAACGGTACGGGCTGGACATCGAAGGCCGGCCTCGCGATCCGCACCATCGCCCCCCGATCCAACGAACTCCCATCGACGCCGACCCATACCGCCATTCCATCGACGGCAAGTGCCGGCGACGACGGGCTGTCGATCGGCCTGGACCTGGTGTCGATCGGCGGCGAACGCTTCGGAGACCAGCTGTACGCCATCCGACTCCTGACGCTTGACGAGGACGGGGCAAAGGTCGACCAACTGGACACGGAGACGCTCGATGTTTTCTACTCCTCTAAGGTGCCGCGCGCCGCGCCGGAACGCGTGAGATCGTCGGTGACTGGGCAATTGTCCTTCGGCGCCGTCGTGGCCTTCATAGGTCTCGTCACCCTCACAAGCAGGCTCTACGGACGCGAGGTGACGCGAGGAACCGTGAAGATCCTCGCCTCCTACCCCGTCGGCGTGAATTGGCTCCACTTCGCGAAATCGTTGAGCATCACCTTCTCCGTGGGTGTCCTGTTGCTCGTCGTCACGCTCCTCGCACTCCCGAACGTTATTGCGACGATCCCGGGCGAGTCGCTCCTTCCCGTGCTCTTC
This is a stretch of genomic DNA from Euryarchaeota archaeon. It encodes these proteins:
- a CDS encoding ABC transporter ATP-binding protein, whose amino-acid sequence is MLLQARGLVKSYPGARQATRSRARSNATGAAEAPDPHRPSEKDGEARRAVDGVSFEVNAGEVFGLFGPNGAGKSTSLRLVSGMTRPDEGKIWVCGVDAVARPNDVRGQMSILLEAPLVYEGLTARDYLRTFARVSGLSSARSRQRVDEVCRLIDVAKLMDKRLVHMSLGERQRMEIARVLIPDRKLLVLDEPFNGVDVEMRRRIREHLRTLLKDGHGIIFTSHNLVESEGFVDRFAFIVSGRILAVGGAKDLREKFLLPVFRLDVTDRKKARRLIEDLPSVRDVQDDDSALRVVFDRRESAAGVVRVLVEGGVGVLELRGAGTMEDVFFKLADSRGASAERGPNPRNDPEGGRGA